One window of the Williamwhitmania taraxaci genome contains the following:
- the kamA gene encoding lysine 2,3-aminomutase, with translation MYNIESKSRRKEMFPSVTDEQWNDWRWQVRNRIETLEDLKKYIKLTPQEEEGVTKSLKTLRMAITPYYMSLVDVNNPNCPVRKQAIPSISETHIAKADLLDPLHEDGDSPVPGLTHRYPDRVLFLITDMCSMYCRHCTRRRFAGQKDSATPDDNIEKGIEYIANTPQVRDVVLSGGDALLISDEKLEYIIKRLREIPHVEIIRIGSRTPVVLPQRITDDLVNMLKKYHPIWLNTHFNHPDEITAESTEACAKLANAGVPLGNQSVLLRGVNDCSNIMKRLVHGLVKMRVRPYYIYQCDLSMGLEHFRTPVSKGIEIIESLRGHTSGFAVPTFVVDAPGGGGKTPVMPQYVISQMPGKIIMRNFEGVITTYTEPTDYHNECHCPDCESKVKEVGIAGLMHGDEISIEPSNLSRKIRNEH, from the coding sequence ATGTATAATATAGAATCGAAAAGCAGACGTAAGGAAATGTTTCCTAGCGTAACTGACGAGCAGTGGAACGATTGGAGATGGCAAGTTCGCAACCGTATTGAAACGCTCGAGGATCTTAAGAAGTATATCAAGCTCACACCTCAGGAAGAGGAGGGTGTTACCAAGTCGCTTAAGACTCTGCGTATGGCTATTACCCCATACTACATGAGCTTAGTAGACGTAAACAACCCTAACTGCCCCGTTCGTAAGCAGGCAATTCCATCCATATCGGAAACACATATTGCCAAGGCCGACTTGCTCGATCCACTACACGAGGATGGCGACTCACCAGTACCAGGACTAACCCATCGCTACCCAGATCGCGTTCTGTTCCTAATCACCGACATGTGCTCGATGTATTGCCGTCACTGTACCCGCCGTCGCTTTGCAGGTCAAAAAGATAGCGCTACCCCCGACGATAACATCGAAAAGGGTATTGAATATATTGCCAACACTCCACAAGTTAGAGATGTTGTGCTCTCGGGTGGTGATGCATTGCTTATCAGCGACGAAAAGTTGGAGTATATCATTAAGCGCCTTCGCGAAATTCCTCACGTTGAGATTATCCGTATTGGAAGTCGCACACCTGTTGTTCTTCCTCAGCGTATTACCGACGATTTGGTAAACATGCTCAAGAAGTATCACCCAATTTGGCTCAACACCCACTTTAACCACCCCGACGAAATTACTGCCGAAAGCACCGAGGCTTGCGCTAAGCTTGCCAACGCTGGCGTGCCATTGGGAAACCAATCGGTTCTTCTACGCGGTGTAAACGACTGCTCCAACATTATGAAGCGTTTGGTTCACGGTTTGGTTAAGATGCGCGTTCGCCCTTACTACATTTACCAATGCGACCTTTCCATGGGTCTCGAGCACTTCAGAACTCCGGTTTCGAAGGGTATCGAAATCATTGAAAGCCTACGCGGTCATACCTCCGGCTTTGCAGTTCCTACCTTTGTGGTAGATGCACCAGGCGGCGGCGGAAAAACACCGGTAATGCCACAATACGTAATTTCACAGATGCCTGGTAAGATTATCATGCGGAATTTCGAAGGTGTTATCACCACCTATACCGAACCTACCGATTACCACAACGAATGCCACTGCCCTGACTGCGAAAGCAAGGTAAAGGAAGTTGGTATTGCAGGTTTGATGCACGGCGATGAGATTTCCATTGAACCAAGCAACCTATCACGCAAGATTAGGAACGAGCACTAG
- the kamB gene encoding lysine 5,6-aminomutase reactivase subunit KamB — MPFIDEILKYKSLSIVGLEKNTGKTESLNYILRRLSQKNIVVALTSIGIDGESRDQVCQTPKPEIEVYEGMIFITTEKHYFQRKMVSEILDVSQSYTSLGRLVTARAISSDKVLLSGPPHTNGLKLLIKQMEHFGVDLTIVDGALSRLSLGSPAVTEATVLATGAALSANIPELVRKTKFIYDLIELPEVNGALKEKLDTIEKGVFTIDEDDNLHDLNIQSVLTIENVKDKLLSGGNRIFVSGATSEKLFNFLRIQKRIAETILVVKDFTKIFTTSEAYYAYVKKGGRVMVAQKTKLVAVCINPVSPEGYNLNSVELQNAMQESLNIPVYDVKKL, encoded by the coding sequence ATGCCCTTCATTGACGAGATACTTAAGTATAAGAGCTTATCAATTGTAGGTCTTGAAAAAAATACCGGGAAGACGGAGAGCCTAAACTATATTCTTAGACGATTAAGTCAGAAGAATATAGTTGTGGCTCTTACTTCCATTGGTATTGATGGAGAGAGCCGTGATCAGGTGTGTCAAACTCCAAAACCCGAGATAGAGGTTTACGAAGGAATGATCTTCATAACCACCGAGAAGCACTACTTTCAGCGTAAGATGGTTTCGGAGATTCTCGATGTGAGCCAAAGTTACACCTCACTAGGAAGGCTTGTAACAGCAAGAGCAATTAGCTCGGACAAGGTGCTCCTTTCGGGCCCACCTCACACCAATGGACTTAAGCTACTCATCAAGCAAATGGAACACTTCGGAGTAGACCTAACCATTGTGGATGGTGCGCTCTCGCGGTTGAGCCTCGGTTCACCCGCCGTTACCGAAGCGACTGTTTTAGCAACGGGAGCAGCCCTTTCGGCCAACATACCGGAACTTGTACGCAAAACCAAATTCATCTACGACCTAATTGAACTGCCCGAAGTAAACGGAGCACTTAAGGAGAAGTTGGACACAATTGAGAAGGGAGTATTCACCATCGACGAGGATGATAACTTGCACGACCTCAACATCCAGTCGGTTCTAACGATTGAAAATGTAAAGGATAAGCTCCTTAGCGGTGGAAATCGTATCTTTGTATCGGGAGCTACTAGCGAAAAACTGTTTAACTTTTTACGAATTCAGAAGCGCATTGCTGAAACAATATTGGTAGTTAAAGATTTCACCAAGATATTCACCACCTCCGAAGCCTACTATGCCTATGTTAAGAAAGGTGGCCGAGTGATGGTGGCACAAAAGACTAAACTTGTTGCGGTATGCATCAACCCGGTTTCGCCCGAAGGGTATAACCTCAACTCTGTAGAACTGCAAAATGCGATGCAGGAGAGTTTAAACATACCAGTTTACGACGTAAAGAAACTTTAA
- the kamC gene encoding lysine 5,6-aminomutase reactivase ATPase KamC, whose amino-acid sequence MLLKTAIGEVSGLRYMVDKLEIQSSLAKRVLLSTEFITQTNALETELNHVQQMLTALDNPIQVNAIDKITIKLMQIRDIHGSIKNLAGTNILDDIELFEVKSMALLANDIKKFLTEAEINIVNLPDLTKVIELLDPEKTRIPSFYIYDTYSSALGALRKQIKQKKSEVEQQRQENSINLPSLEKELEQTRYQVTQVEDEVRQAISAKLREHHEALKHALDTIATLDIIIAKAKQAKAMGLCKPTISKEKTTFRGIFYPQLKDMHQEQGKRYQPIDIELESNPCLITGANMAGKTVVLKTVALSQYLFQFGFFIPAAEAIICPVKAILFSLDDEQSELSGLSSFAAEMLKINHIIKSAKSNHNILVLIDELARTTNPYEGRAIVTAVTNILTEHHVRSLITTHYSNLGTSCHKLRVKGFMENHASGTITKENIGEFIDYSLVEDDGSTVPQEALKIAEILGVDAEIIEKAQAEIVRNKETTKE is encoded by the coding sequence ATGTTATTGAAAACGGCCATAGGTGAGGTAAGCGGATTGCGCTACATGGTGGATAAGCTCGAGATTCAATCGAGTTTAGCCAAGCGTGTACTGCTCTCTACCGAATTTATCACCCAGACCAATGCCCTCGAAACAGAGTTAAACCACGTGCAGCAGATGTTAACTGCACTGGACAATCCGATCCAAGTCAACGCTATCGACAAAATCACCATCAAGTTGATGCAGATACGCGATATCCACGGCAGCATAAAAAACCTAGCGGGAACAAACATTCTCGACGACATTGAGCTCTTCGAGGTGAAAAGCATGGCACTACTCGCCAACGATATCAAAAAATTCCTTACCGAGGCCGAAATCAATATTGTAAACCTCCCCGATCTCACCAAGGTTATTGAGTTGCTCGACCCCGAAAAGACCCGAATCCCCTCCTTCTACATATACGACACCTACTCATCTGCCCTTGGGGCACTTCGCAAACAGATAAAACAAAAAAAGAGCGAGGTGGAGCAGCAGCGCCAAGAGAATAGCATTAACCTTCCCTCCTTAGAAAAGGAATTGGAGCAAACCCGCTACCAAGTTACGCAGGTGGAGGACGAGGTCCGCCAAGCCATTTCCGCTAAACTTCGGGAGCACCACGAAGCCCTAAAGCACGCACTAGATACCATTGCCACCCTCGACATCATCATTGCCAAAGCCAAGCAAGCCAAGGCAATGGGGCTTTGCAAACCCACCATTTCAAAAGAAAAAACCACCTTCCGCGGGATATTCTACCCGCAGCTAAAGGATATGCACCAAGAGCAGGGCAAGCGCTACCAACCCATCGACATTGAACTGGAGAGCAATCCATGCCTGATAACCGGAGCCAACATGGCAGGAAAAACCGTAGTGCTCAAAACCGTAGCCCTTTCGCAGTACCTCTTTCAGTTTGGCTTCTTTATACCTGCAGCCGAAGCAATAATTTGCCCTGTAAAAGCAATCCTCTTCAGCCTCGACGATGAGCAATCAGAGCTCTCTGGACTATCGTCATTCGCTGCCGAAATGCTTAAGATTAACCACATTATAAAGAGCGCAAAATCCAACCATAACATTCTGGTTCTTATCGATGAGCTGGCCCGAACCACCAACCCTTACGAGGGAAGGGCCATAGTCACGGCGGTTACGAACATTTTAACCGAACACCACGTAAGAAGCCTCATCACCACCCATTACAGCAATCTTGGCACCTCGTGCCACAAGTTGCGCGTAAAGGGTTTCATGGAGAACCATGCCAGCGGAACAATCACCAAGGAGAATATTGGAGAGTTTATCGATTACTCGCTGGTGGAAGACGACGGCAGCACCGTTCCGCAGGAAGCCCTCAAGATAGCCGAGATCCTTGGCGTTGATGCCGAGATTATTGAGAAGGCCCAGGCGGAAATCGTCAGGAATAAAGAGACAACAAAAGAATAA
- the kamD gene encoding lysine 5,6-aminomutase subunit alpha — protein MQQSKLGLDFKKVAYAKDVSKKIADDVQQFVESYTTVAVERTLCRLMGIDGIDENGVPLPNILVDEIKEKGVLSQGVMFLLGNAIIETKLTPQQIAEQVSAGKLDISKLPIHPKEKIEQTLKPLIDASIARINTRKARRDHYLNTIGEGKKPYLYVIVATGNIYEDVIQAKAAARQGADIVAVIRTTGQSLLDYVPYGATTEGFGGTYATQENFRIMRAALDEVGEEVSRYIRLCNYCSGLCMPEIAAMGALEGLDVMLNDALYGILFRDINMQRTMVDQYFSRIINGFAGVIINTGEDNYLTTADAFDEAHTVLASDLINEQLALCAGLPEEQMGLGHAFEMDPELENGFLYELAQAQMTREIFPKAPLKYMPPTKFMTGNIFRGHIQDALFNQVSIWTGQGLQLLGMMTEAIHTPFMSDRYLSIENAKYVFSTMKNIGDEVEYKEGGIIRTRAAQVVDNAIVLLEDLQKEGLFTALEKGKFANVKRPKNGGKGLAGVAEKGANYMNPFVDLMKNRK, from the coding sequence ATGCAACAGAGCAAGCTAGGTCTTGATTTTAAAAAAGTAGCATACGCCAAAGACGTATCGAAGAAAATTGCCGACGACGTTCAACAGTTTGTTGAGAGCTACACCACCGTGGCTGTAGAGCGTACGCTTTGCCGCCTGATGGGTATCGATGGAATCGACGAAAACGGCGTTCCACTTCCCAACATTCTGGTGGATGAGATTAAGGAGAAAGGCGTACTTAGTCAAGGGGTAATGTTCCTCCTCGGCAACGCCATTATCGAAACCAAACTCACCCCACAGCAAATTGCCGAGCAAGTTTCCGCAGGAAAACTCGACATCTCCAAGCTCCCAATTCATCCAAAGGAGAAAATTGAGCAAACGCTTAAGCCACTTATCGACGCCAGCATCGCGCGTATCAACACCCGCAAGGCTCGTCGCGATCACTACCTCAACACTATTGGCGAAGGCAAAAAACCTTACCTCTACGTGATTGTAGCTACCGGAAACATTTACGAGGATGTAATTCAAGCAAAGGCCGCTGCCCGTCAGGGTGCCGACATTGTAGCCGTAATTCGTACCACAGGCCAAAGTCTACTCGACTACGTGCCCTATGGTGCTACCACCGAAGGATTTGGCGGAACCTATGCCACCCAAGAGAACTTCCGCATTATGCGTGCTGCACTCGATGAGGTTGGCGAAGAGGTAAGCCGCTACATCCGTTTGTGCAACTACTGTTCAGGACTATGCATGCCCGAGATTGCTGCCATGGGCGCACTCGAAGGACTCGATGTGATGCTGAACGACGCCCTTTACGGCATCCTCTTCCGCGACATCAACATGCAGCGCACGATGGTGGATCAATACTTTTCACGTATCATCAACGGTTTTGCTGGAGTAATTATAAACACCGGCGAGGATAACTACCTCACCACCGCCGATGCCTTCGACGAAGCACACACCGTACTGGCCTCCGACCTTATCAACGAGCAGCTGGCCCTATGCGCCGGATTGCCCGAGGAGCAAATGGGACTTGGTCACGCCTTCGAAATGGACCCCGAGTTGGAGAACGGATTCCTCTACGAATTGGCACAAGCACAAATGACCCGCGAAATTTTCCCAAAAGCGCCGCTTAAGTATATGCCACCTACAAAGTTCATGACGGGTAACATCTTCCGTGGACATATCCAGGACGCCCTCTTCAACCAGGTTTCCATATGGACAGGACAAGGCCTACAGCTGCTAGGGATGATGACCGAGGCAATACACACACCTTTCATGTCGGACCGCTACCTCTCCATCGAGAATGCCAAGTACGTGTTCAGCACCATGAAGAACATTGGCGACGAGGTAGAGTATAAGGAGGGAGGAATTATCCGCACGCGCGCAGCACAGGTGGTCGATAACGCCATCGTTCTGCTGGAGGATCTCCAAAAGGAAGGCCTCTTCACTGCCCTCGAAAAGGGAAAGTTTGCCAACGTGAAGCGTCCCAAGAATGGAGGAAAAGGGTTAGCTGGTGTAGCCGAAAAGGGTGCCAACTACATGAACCCGTTTGTTGATTTAATGAAGAACAGAAAGTAA
- the kamE gene encoding lysine 5,6-aminomutase subunit beta, which yields MSGGLYSMEASDFDKTLDLKKIKPYGDTMNDGKTQLSFTLPVPCNDEAIEAAKQLMRNMGLENPQVVFYKELTEGFTFFTCYGTCTHTVDFTTIKVTKVESTTWDMHETDDYIKEHVGRKIVVVGASTGTDAHTVGIDAIMNMKGYAGHYGLERYDMLEAYNLGSQVPNDEFIAKALELKADVLLVSQTVTQKDVHIKNLIELVEMLEAEGLRHKVILICGGPRLSHELAKELGYDAGFGMNSYANDVASFLAQEFVRRMK from the coding sequence ATGAGCGGAGGATTATACTCAATGGAGGCAAGCGATTTTGATAAAACGCTCGACCTTAAAAAGATAAAACCATACGGCGACACTATGAACGACGGTAAAACTCAACTGAGTTTTACCCTTCCCGTTCCCTGCAACGACGAAGCGATTGAGGCGGCCAAGCAGCTGATGAGGAATATGGGATTAGAAAACCCACAGGTGGTATTCTACAAAGAACTTACTGAAGGGTTTACATTCTTTACCTGCTACGGCACCTGCACCCACACTGTGGACTTTACCACCATCAAGGTAACAAAGGTGGAATCCACTACCTGGGATATGCACGAAACCGACGACTACATTAAGGAGCACGTTGGTCGCAAGATTGTGGTGGTTGGAGCCAGCACAGGAACCGATGCCCACACCGTAGGTATTGATGCCATCATGAACATGAAGGGCTACGCCGGCCATTACGGCTTGGAACGCTACGACATGCTTGAGGCCTACAACCTTGGCAGCCAGGTTCCCAACGACGAGTTTATTGCTAAGGCTCTTGAGCTAAAGGCCGATGTGCTGTTGGTATCGCAAACAGTTACCCAAAAGGACGTTCACATCAAGAACCTCATCGAACTGGTTGAGATGCTTGAAGCAGAAGGGTTACGCCACAAGGTAATTCTTATCTGCGGTGGGCCTCGCCTTTCGCACGAGTTGGCCAAGGAATTAGGCTACGATGCCGGCTTTGGCATGAACAGCTACGCCAACGATGTTGCTTCATTTTTAGCTCAAGAGTTCGTAAGAAGAATGAAATAG